From Cellulosimicrobium sp. ES-005, one genomic window encodes:
- a CDS encoding NAD-dependent epimerase/dehydratase family protein, whose amino-acid sequence MTRLLVLGGSDFVGRAVVDDALARGWDVTVLNRGSTPVPDGVRQLVGDRTRADGLDALRAGDVPQTWDVVVDTWSWAPAAVRDAARLLAGRIPGDSRYVYVSSRSVYPFPTPRGADETASVVDGDPDDTSHDDYARAKRGAEIAAVDALRDRAVLLRAGLILGPRENVGRLPWWLRRVARGGPVLAPGPEDLPLQYVDARDLAAFALDAALAGASGPVDVVSAPGHTTTGELLAACVEATADDAAAAGNPPAELVWVEPEAVLAAGIEPWSQLPVWLPPGELHDALHGSDTSRAYALGLHPRDVRETVRDTWAWLRELDVAGEATPQRADRPAVGLPPDLEAAALRAAATG is encoded by the coding sequence ATGACCCGACTCCTGGTCCTCGGCGGCTCCGACTTCGTGGGACGTGCCGTCGTCGACGACGCGCTCGCCCGCGGCTGGGACGTGACCGTCCTCAACCGCGGCAGCACGCCCGTGCCCGACGGCGTCCGACAGCTCGTGGGGGACCGCACCCGGGCGGACGGCCTGGATGCGCTGCGGGCCGGCGACGTCCCGCAGACGTGGGACGTCGTGGTGGACACGTGGTCGTGGGCCCCCGCGGCGGTCCGCGACGCCGCGCGGCTGCTCGCCGGCAGGATCCCCGGCGACAGCCGGTACGTCTACGTGTCGTCGCGCTCGGTGTACCCGTTCCCGACGCCCCGCGGAGCCGACGAGACGGCGTCGGTCGTCGACGGCGACCCGGACGACACGAGCCACGACGACTACGCCCGCGCGAAGCGGGGGGCGGAGATCGCCGCCGTCGACGCGCTCCGCGACCGGGCGGTCCTGCTGCGCGCGGGGCTGATCCTCGGCCCGCGCGAGAACGTCGGGCGGCTGCCGTGGTGGCTCCGGCGCGTCGCGCGGGGCGGGCCCGTGCTCGCGCCCGGTCCGGAGGACCTGCCGCTGCAGTACGTCGACGCGCGCGACCTCGCGGCGTTCGCGCTGGATGCGGCGCTCGCGGGCGCGTCGGGACCGGTCGACGTCGTCAGCGCACCGGGCCACACGACGACGGGCGAGCTGCTCGCGGCGTGCGTCGAGGCGACGGCGGACGACGCGGCGGCGGCCGGGAACCCGCCCGCCGAGCTCGTGTGGGTCGAGCCGGAGGCCGTGCTCGCGGCAGGCATCGAGCCGTGGAGCCAGCTCCCGGTGTGGCTCCCACCGGGCGAGCTGCACGACGCGCTCCACGGCTCCGACACCTCGCGCGCGTACGCCCTCGGGCTCCACCCCCGGGACGTGCGCGAGACCGTGCGCGACACCTGGGCGTGGCTCCGCGAACTCGACGTCGCGGGCGAGGCGACGCCGCAGCGCGCGGACCGCCCCGCCGTCGGCCTCCCGCCGGACCTCGAGGCCGCCGCCCTCCGCGCAGCCGCCACCGGCTGA
- a CDS encoding type II toxin-antitoxin system prevent-host-death family antitoxin → MQVNVLEAKNNLSQLVNRAAAGEDVVIARRGVPLVRLVPVRADLAHGTGAAIVEWLDDHPPSTRSIRPAEQVDAGIEAEREGWE, encoded by the coding sequence GTGCAGGTCAACGTGCTCGAGGCCAAGAACAACCTCTCCCAGCTCGTGAACCGCGCCGCGGCCGGAGAGGACGTGGTCATCGCCCGCCGCGGCGTCCCGCTGGTCCGGCTCGTGCCGGTCCGCGCGGACCTCGCGCACGGCACGGGCGCGGCGATCGTCGAGTGGCTCGACGACCATCCGCCGTCCACGCGCTCGATCCGCCCCGCGGAGCAGGTCGACGCCGGGATCGAGGCCGAGCGCGAGGGCTGGGAGTGA
- a CDS encoding type II toxin-antitoxin system VapC family toxin encodes MIYLDSCLVIYLVEDAERGSHVRGLLARHGEEEFAISPLVRLECLVGPLRSGDVELEDRYRAALGLFAEVPLDATVFERATRLRATSSLRTPDALHLAVAQVHGCTALWTNDARLAVAGRGLAVDVLRGA; translated from the coding sequence GTGATCTACCTCGACTCGTGTCTCGTGATCTACCTGGTCGAGGACGCGGAGCGCGGGTCCCACGTCCGCGGGCTGCTCGCCCGGCACGGCGAGGAGGAGTTCGCGATCAGCCCGCTGGTCCGGCTCGAGTGCCTCGTCGGGCCGCTCCGGTCCGGGGACGTCGAGCTCGAGGACCGGTACCGCGCGGCACTCGGGCTGTTCGCCGAGGTGCCGCTCGACGCGACCGTCTTCGAGCGTGCCACGCGTCTCCGCGCCACCTCGTCGCTCCGCACGCCTGACGCACTCCACCTCGCCGTCGCGCAGGTGCACGGGTGCACCGCCCTGTGGACGAACGACGCGCGGCTCGCCGTCGCCGGGCGCGGGCTCGCCGTGGACGTGCTACGCGGCGCCTGA
- a CDS encoding siderophore-interacting protein, which produces MFDRPVTRLDLVPRRVRVHAVREMSGALRRITFRDAVPAMDGGGRAAGTGAGGSRAVSLATLRAPGPDDHVKVFLPDPASGVLHAPTLTADGALQRPTGVVSISRELTVRATRTVDGVAEVDVDWVLHGGDAPGVPPTGEGGPASAWAAGADVGDEVVLAGPTTSRGVPDGVARLLLVGDETGLPALARWVDAVGTDVPVTAIVEIGDDVDEAFVEDELGRATLEILYRTDGPGQLAEAVRAIGPLDADEYVFGAGEATDLVPVRRDLRRTGARPDQVEVHGYWRRGVVNLDPDAPLDPTDPD; this is translated from the coding sequence GTGTTCGACCGACCTGTGACCCGCCTCGACCTCGTCCCGCGCCGCGTCCGGGTGCACGCCGTCCGGGAGATGTCCGGCGCGCTGCGGCGCATCACGTTCCGCGACGCCGTCCCGGCTATGGACGGCGGCGGACGGGCGGCCGGGACCGGCGCCGGCGGCTCGCGCGCGGTGTCGCTCGCGACGCTGCGCGCCCCGGGCCCGGACGACCACGTCAAGGTCTTCCTGCCCGACCCGGCGAGCGGAGTGCTGCACGCCCCGACCCTGACGGCGGACGGCGCGCTCCAGCGCCCGACCGGCGTCGTGTCGATCTCGCGCGAGCTGACCGTGCGGGCGACGCGGACGGTCGACGGGGTCGCGGAGGTCGACGTCGACTGGGTGCTGCACGGCGGCGACGCCCCGGGCGTGCCGCCCACCGGCGAGGGTGGTCCGGCGTCGGCCTGGGCTGCGGGCGCCGACGTCGGCGACGAGGTCGTGCTCGCGGGCCCGACGACGAGCCGCGGCGTGCCCGACGGCGTCGCCCGGCTGCTGCTCGTCGGGGACGAGACGGGGCTGCCCGCGCTCGCCCGGTGGGTCGACGCCGTCGGGACGGACGTGCCGGTGACGGCGATCGTCGAGATCGGCGACGACGTGGACGAGGCGTTCGTCGAGGACGAGCTCGGTCGAGCGACGCTCGAGATCCTCTACCGCACGGACGGTCCCGGCCAGCTCGCCGAGGCCGTGCGGGCGATCGGCCCGCTCGACGCCGACGAGTACGTGTTCGGCGCCGGAGAGGCGACCGACCTCGTCCCGGTGCGTCGCGACCTACGACGGACGGGGGCGCGGCCCGACCAGGTCGAGGTGCACGGCTACTGGCGCCGCGGCGTCGTCAACCTCGACCCCGACGCACCCCTGGACCCGACCGACCCCGACTGA
- a CDS encoding epoxide hydrolase: MSSTTLEHRPFSVAVPQADLDDLRERLERTRFAPAAPGDSWDYGTPESYLRDMVGRWTAFDWRAVEDRVNAYPGFRTEIDGQPIHYLHVRSQHEDATPLLLAHSYPGSFLDFLDMIDPLVDPVAHGGRPEDAFHLVIPSMPGFGFSTPVVGDTDWTMARVARAYDALMRDLGYASYGIHGSDGGAMVSRELAVLDPEGFRGAHVLQLFSFPSGAPGEMDGFGEKEYAALGHLQWFQSVGAYNTMNASRPQTMAAGLADSPVAVLAYHELFESFGNGTSLVSADQVLAQATLYWLTNSYATAARYHYAEQRSGAEPVVSQGRIGVAVFRDDFQTIRAFAERDNARIEHWSEFPRGGHYASLEVPQDVVADLRVFFA; this comes from the coding sequence ATGAGCAGCACCACCCTCGAGCACCGCCCGTTCTCCGTCGCCGTCCCGCAGGCCGACCTGGACGACCTGCGCGAGCGGCTCGAGCGGACCCGTTTCGCGCCGGCCGCCCCCGGCGACTCCTGGGACTACGGCACGCCCGAGTCCTACCTGCGCGACATGGTCGGGCGCTGGACGGCGTTCGACTGGCGCGCCGTCGAGGACCGGGTCAACGCCTACCCGGGCTTCCGCACCGAGATCGACGGCCAGCCGATCCACTACCTGCACGTGCGCTCGCAGCACGAGGACGCGACCCCGCTGCTGCTCGCGCACTCGTACCCCGGGTCGTTCCTCGACTTCCTCGACATGATCGACCCGCTCGTCGACCCCGTCGCGCACGGCGGCCGCCCCGAGGACGCGTTCCACCTCGTGATCCCGTCCATGCCGGGCTTCGGGTTCTCCACGCCCGTCGTCGGCGACACCGACTGGACCATGGCGCGCGTCGCCCGGGCCTACGACGCGCTCATGCGCGACCTCGGCTACGCGTCCTACGGCATCCACGGCAGCGACGGCGGGGCGATGGTCTCGCGCGAGCTCGCGGTCCTCGACCCCGAGGGCTTCCGCGGCGCGCACGTGCTCCAGCTCTTCTCCTTCCCGTCCGGTGCGCCGGGCGAGATGGACGGCTTCGGGGAGAAGGAGTACGCGGCGCTCGGCCACCTCCAGTGGTTCCAGTCCGTGGGCGCCTACAACACGATGAACGCGTCCCGGCCGCAGACCATGGCCGCGGGCCTCGCCGACTCGCCCGTCGCCGTCCTCGCGTACCACGAGCTGTTCGAGAGCTTCGGCAACGGGACGAGCCTCGTGAGCGCCGACCAGGTGCTCGCGCAGGCGACGCTCTACTGGCTCACCAACTCCTACGCGACCGCCGCGCGCTACCACTACGCGGAGCAGCGCTCCGGTGCCGAGCCGGTCGTGAGCCAGGGCCGGATCGGCGTCGCCGTCTTCCGGGACGACTTCCAGACGATCCGCGCCTTCGCCGAGCGCGACAACGCCCGGATCGAGCACTGGTCCGAGTTCCCGCGCGGCGGCCACTACGCCTCGCTCGAGGTCCCGCAGGACGTCGTCGCCGACCTCCGGGTGTTCTTCGCCTGA